One window of Vicia villosa cultivar HV-30 ecotype Madison, WI unplaced genomic scaffold, Vvil1.0 ctg.000053F_1_1_3, whole genome shotgun sequence genomic DNA carries:
- the LOC131623174 gene encoding protein SCAR3-like: MPLVRLQVRNEFGLGEPELYRDANRDDPKAVLDGVAVAGLVGILRQLGDLADFAAEVFHGLQEQVMVTASRSHRLMIRVQNIEASLPPLEKAVLAQTSHIHFAYTAGCEWHPRIKTARNHFIYNDLPPFIMDSYEECRDPPRMHLLDKFDTGGPGSCFRRYSDPTFFKKVSAVSEERYSEKTEKARKSRKSKKRRSSRRNSELLRGEQMHANSGRMQFISPSINGRSSSQTASTTDMTMKSDLEDRANSFDSKYGAGYIECVFHPSNSVQPDELDCEEPSSSTLTQKTETVKSASPPNPMDDNISHDSLEKQVVSSSSGVTWDEKEEILESNSQQACETDKTPERVVEKENSDMHVNEAVSVANISYNDILFNEERNLKPVFREIQTDDVDSELDNDNFMDALNSIESESEVDFDYETKREVQKVASHATCEMVENGGSETPSNIFNNDISDSLQENSPLMSESRASNLGSEATPNILDIEKVTRDTVYSNNEAINDLPDLPQEIPHLRSEPHASDLDSASLSDDLYRKETLGNFPDTLQEIPPLTSEPHESNSGRASPSDVSASKQISNIEARSHSSESPVSERDPQTSIDSPTVNDTVSAPISTATSFSGSKLPDEKAGKINNIFKYEDSHKESFSDNSVRFWTNGGLLGLEPSKPPDFTMSSSLNQGSSISNNEMNGGSLGNSMQKSNGSTYKEGQESSEKVTQPTLKESSSRYDDQACTSEDASRGSQQSNGHTKRNILAEGNVTAPGTVLSAAADTKDYAETDQRNGENSSQVFGLGHRLLIKSFNRKVSFDEKSGPYGSLKSVILEQSEQNGIVRQPHPETTFKEKVSFRYPIDSLPPSPPLEHMKISFQPLSGLETSKLKLQFPDGSNHHESITNMFPSFQLVPESSIPMDDSGSHSDGDDTFCRSSPCASYDCHTPRSDYDSDQWESDETPESSDHGVHDSPHRSSSTESILSTKERGRMSNNDTDVKNNHMNRMESSLSGPLLDFPCFDNMNPAPEKESNRHHEHNNDVTSYNYAEPTRPPPPPPVPPTQWRVTKPQFDKSNEIQNSLSEDAERISDQSLPESTIFQQPRHTEVEQKQLNQAVHDSYDTIIHKFKEKLGPPKLNSPKEVNQLKMGHETDEREDFLYQIRTKSFNLRPTVTGRSNTLTGPTANVQVTAILEKANAIRQVVASDEGEDDDDTWSDT, from the exons ATGCCTCTGGTGAGGTTGCAGGTGAGAAATGAGTTTGGTTTGGGGGAGCCTGAACTCTATAGAGATGCTAATAGAGATGACCCTAAAGCTGTTCTTGATGGTGTTGCTGTTGCTGGACTTGTTGGGATCTTGAGACAACTCGGTGATCTTGCTGA TTTTGCAGCAGAGGTTTTTCATGGTCTGCAGGAGCAAGTGATGGTGACGGCTTCTAGGAGTCATAGATTGATGATTCGTGTTCAAAATATTGAAGCTTCTCTACCTCCCTTGGAGAAAGCTGTATTGGCACAAACAAGTCACATACATTTTGCCTACACAGCCG GTTGCGAATGGCATCCACGCATCAAAACTGCTCGAAATCATTTCATATATAATGACTTGCCTCCTTTTATTATGGATTCCTATGAAGAATGTCGTGACCCACCACGAATGCACTTGCTTGATAA ATTCGATACTGGTGGCCCAGGATCTTGCTTCAGGAGATATTCAGATCCAACCTTCTTCAAGAAAGTATCTGCAGTTTCAGAAGAACGGTACtctgagaagaccgaaaaggctAGGAAATCCCGTAAAAGCAAG AAGAGACGGTCGTCACGGAGGAACAGCGAGCTTTTGAGGGGTGAACAGATGCATGCAAATAGTGGCAG AATGCAATTTATTTCTCCCTCAATCAATGGCCGAAGTTCCTCACAAACAGCCTCTACAACAGACATGACAATGAAATCGGATTTGGAAGATCGTGCAAATTCTTTTGATTCAAAGTATGGTGCTGGCTACATTGAATGTGTTTTCCATCCAAGCAATTCTGTGCAACCTGATGAACTGGATTGCGAGGAACCATCCTCTTCAACGTTGACACAGAAAACCGAGACTGTTAAGTCTGCATCTCCTCCTAATCCTATGGATGATAATATTTCACACGATTCATTGGAAAAGCAAGTTGTATCTTCTTCATCTGGTGTTACTTGGGATGAAAAGGAAGAGATATTGGAATCCAATAGCCAACAAGCCTGTGAGACGGATAAAACTCCAGAGAGGGTTGTGGAAAAAGAAAACTCGGATATGCATGTTAACGAGGCTGTTAGCGTAGCAAATATTAGTTACAATGATATTCTATTTAATGAAGAAAGAAACCTGAAACCAGTCTTCAGAGAGATTCAAACAGATGATGTCGATAGTGAGCTTGATAATGATAATTTCATGGATGCTCTTAACTCAAttgaatcagaatctgaagttgATTTTGACTATGAAACAAAACGAGAGGTGCAGAAAGTCGCCTCACACGCCACTTGTGAAATGGTGGAAAATGGAGGGTCTGAAACTCCTTCTAATATATTCAACAACGACATTTCTGACTCGCTACAAGAAAATTCTCCTCTCATGTCCGAGTCACGTGCTTCTAATTTGGGATCAGAAGCTACACCAAATATTCTTGATATTGAAAAAGTGACCAGAGACACTGTTTACTCAAACAACGAAGCAATCAATGATTTGCCTGACTTGCCGCAAGAAATTCCTCATCTCAGATCAGAACCACATGCATCTGATTTGGACTCTGCGAGTTTATCAGATGATCTTTACCGCAAGGAAACACTCGGGAATTTTCCTGACACGCTTCAAGAAATTCCTCCTCTCACATCAGAGCCACATGAATCTAATTCGGGACGTGCGAGTCCATCAGATGTTTCTGCCAGCAAACAAATATCCAATATTGAAGCCCGTTCTCATTCCTCTGAGAGTCCCGTCTCCGAAAGGGATCCTCAAACCTCCATTGATTCTCCTACTGTGAATGATACAGTGTCAGCACCAATTAGTACTGCTACATCGTTTTCTGGCTCAAAATTACCAGATGAAAAAGCTGGTAAGATCAATAACATCTTCAAATATGAAGACTCACATAAAGAGTCTTTCAGCGATAATTCGGTTAGGTTCTGGACTAATGGTGGATTATTAGGACTTGAGCCATCAAAACCTCCTGACTTTACCATGTCAAGTTCCTTAAACCAAGGGTCTTCGATATCGAATAATGAGATGAATGGTGGTTCACTTGGCAATTCAATGCAAAAAAGCAATGGTTCAACTTACAAAGAGGGACAGGAATCATCGGAAAAGGTTACGCAACCGACTCTAAAGGAATCAAGTTCTAGATATGATGATCAGGCTTGTACATCTGAAGATGCCTCCCGGGGTTCTCAGCAGAGTAATGGTCACACTAAGAGGAACATTTTGGCGGAAGGTAATGTAACTGCACCTGGAACTGTTCTCTCAGCAGCAGCAGACACAAAGGATTACGCTGAAACGGACCAGAGAAATGGTGAAAACTCGTCACAGGTGTTTGGACTTGGTCATAGATTATTAATAAAAAGCTTCAACCGCAAAGTTTCGTTTGACGAAAAGTCTGGACCTTATGGTTCTTTGAAATCTGTTATATTGGAACAGAGTGAACAAAATGGCATTGTAAGACAGCCGCATCCTGAGACAACCTTCAAAGAGAAAGTTAGTTTCAGATATCCTATAGATTCGCTCCCTCCTTCACCGCCACTCGAACATATGAAAATATCTTTCCAACCTCTCAGTGGACTCGAGACCTCCAAGCTAAAACTGCAATTTCCGGATGGAAGTAATCATCATGAAAGTATAACAAATATGTTTCCTTCATTCCAATTGGTACCAGAGTCTTCCATTCCTATGGACGATTCAGGCTCTCACTCCGATGGCGACGACACGTTCTGTAGATCATCTCCTTGTGCATCATATGATTGTCATACCCCTCGCTCGGACTATGACTCTGATCAGTGGGAGTCCGATGAAACTCCCGAAAGCAGTGACCATGGCGTACATGATTCTCCTCACAGAAGCTCATCAACTGAATCTATCTTAAGTACCAAAGAACGTGGCAGAATGTCCAATAATGACACTGATGTAAAAAACAATCATATGAATCGCATGGAGTCTTCCTTATCCGGGCCTTTACTTGATTTTCCATGTTTCGACAACATGAATCCCGCACCTGAGAAAGAAAGTAATCGTCATCATGAACACAATAATGATGTTACGTCGTATAATTATGCAGAGCCTACTCGACCACCACCACCTCCTCCTGTTCCTCCAACACAATGGAGAGTCACAAAACCGCAGTTTGACAAGTCAAATGAGATACAAAATTCTTTATCCGAAGATGCTGAACGAATCAGTGATCAAAGTCTTCCCGAATCTACTATCTTCCAGCAACCTAGGCATACCGAGGTTGAGCAAAAACAACTTAATCAAGCTGTTCACGACTCATATGACACTATTATACATAAATTTAAGGAAAAG CTGGGTCCACCGAAGTTGAATAGTCCAAAGGAAGTAAATCAGTTGAAAATGGGACATGAGACAGATGAAAGAGAAGATTTCCTTTATCAAATCAGAACCAAA TCCTTCAACCTGAGGCCTACAGTTACAGGAAGGTCGAACACTTTAACGGGTCCCACTGCTAACGTCCAAGTTACAGCAATTTT